In Sulfitobacter sp. M39, the following proteins share a genomic window:
- the murD gene encoding UDP-N-acetylmuramoyl-L-alanine--D-glutamate ligase, with amino-acid sequence MIPVQGLTGAKVAILGLGRSGLSAARALAAGGALPVCWDDNPAARAAAQAEGFDCVDLGKAGVFDDIARLIVSPGIPHLYPAPNPVIVAAQDAGVPVDNDIGLFFQSFATLAWDNFDVVPKIIAITGANGKSTTSALVHHILKHAGRPTQLAGNIGRGVLDIEPAIDGEVVVLELSSYQTDLARNLTPDVAVFTNLSPDHLDRHAGMGGYFAAKRRLFAEGGPDRAVIGVDEPEGRFLAGQLSEGAADDRVIRVSVDRKLTGLGWQVFARKGFLSEYRGGKQIGSIDLRSITGLPGAHNHQNACAAYAACRTLGFAPKIIEAAFHSFGGLPHRSQTVGEADGVRFVNDSKATNVDSAVKALAAFKNIRWICGGLEKEGGLGSLSEPLETVRKAYVIGREAAQFAMKLGVEAEVCGTMDVAVARAVEDAEAGDVVLLAPAAASFDQYDSFERRGEDFVAQVQKHLADA; translated from the coding sequence ATGATACCAGTTCAAGGTTTGACCGGCGCTAAGGTCGCCATTCTGGGGCTCGGGCGGTCGGGGCTGTCTGCGGCCCGTGCGCTGGCCGCCGGGGGTGCGTTACCTGTCTGTTGGGATGACAACCCCGCCGCCCGCGCCGCCGCGCAGGCCGAAGGGTTCGATTGTGTGGATCTGGGCAAGGCCGGCGTCTTTGATGACATCGCGCGGCTGATCGTATCGCCCGGCATCCCGCATCTTTATCCGGCACCGAACCCGGTGATCGTCGCCGCGCAGGACGCGGGTGTGCCGGTGGACAATGACATCGGGCTGTTCTTTCAAAGCTTCGCGACGCTGGCCTGGGATAACTTTGACGTGGTGCCCAAGATCATCGCGATCACCGGGGCGAACGGGAAATCCACCACCTCGGCGTTGGTGCATCACATTCTCAAACACGCAGGCCGCCCGACGCAACTAGCGGGAAACATCGGTCGCGGGGTGCTGGACATAGAGCCTGCCATCGATGGCGAGGTCGTGGTGCTGGAGCTGTCGAGCTACCAGACCGATCTGGCGCGCAATCTGACGCCGGATGTCGCCGTCTTCACCAACCTTAGCCCCGATCATCTGGATCGCCATGCGGGCATGGGCGGCTATTTCGCGGCCAAACGGCGGCTCTTTGCTGAAGGCGGGCCGGATCGTGCCGTCATTGGCGTGGATGAACCCGAAGGGCGTTTTCTGGCGGGACAGCTAAGCGAAGGGGCGGCCGACGACCGGGTGATCCGCGTGTCGGTGGACCGCAAGCTCACGGGGCTTGGTTGGCAGGTCTTCGCACGCAAAGGCTTCTTGTCGGAATATCGCGGCGGCAAGCAGATCGGGTCCATCGATTTGCGCAGCATCACCGGCTTGCCCGGCGCACATAACCACCAGAACGCCTGTGCCGCCTATGCCGCCTGTCGCACGCTGGGGTTTGCGCCCAAGATCATCGAAGCGGCGTTCCATTCCTTTGGCGGCCTGCCGCACCGCAGCCAGACCGTGGGCGAGGCGGACGGCGTGCGGTTCGTCAACGACAGCAAGGCGACCAATGTGGACAGTGCGGTCAAGGCACTGGCGGCGTTCAAGAACATCCGCTGGATTTGCGGCGGGCTGGAGAAAGAGGGCGGTTTGGGCAGCTTGTCAGAACCGCTGGAGACAGTACGCAAAGCCTATGTGATCGGGCGCGAGGCGGCGCAGTTCGCCATGAAGCTGGGGGTCGAGGCCGAGGTCTGTGGCACGATGGACGTCGCGGTCGCGCGCGCGGTTGAGGATGCCGAGGCGGGGGACGTCGTCTTGCTGGCCCCTGCGGCCGCGAGCTTTGATCAATACGACAGTTTCGAGCGGCGCGGAGAGGACTTTGTCGCGCAGGTGCAGAAGCATCTGGCGGACGCGTAA
- a CDS encoding glutaminase: MPPLPEILAQLNADMRATDDWGDVAAYIPQLASVDPAQFGIAITTADGEVFTAGDADTPFSVQSITKVFTLAIALGRSGDQLWKRVGREPSGRAFNSIVQLEAEQGRPRNPFINAGAIVTTDEVLTGREPRETLAEILQFVRAAASDDDIHINETVAASETAHGHRNFALAHFLASCGNLNNAPEKTLGTYFHHCAIDMSARQLAMAGRFLIETDKLPRMILPPRIRRLNALMLTCGHYDGSGDFAYRVGLPAKSGVGGGILAIVPGRASIAVWSPGLNRYGNSKKGTQAMARLAREMGWSIF, encoded by the coding sequence ATGCCCCCTCTGCCAGAGATTTTAGCCCAGCTCAACGCCGACATGCGCGCCACGGATGACTGGGGTGACGTGGCAGCCTATATCCCGCAGCTGGCCTCTGTCGACCCGGCGCAATTCGGTATCGCGATCACCACCGCGGACGGGGAGGTCTTTACCGCCGGGGATGCCGATACGCCGTTTTCCGTGCAATCCATCACCAAGGTCTTCACCCTCGCAATCGCACTTGGGCGGTCGGGCGACCAGCTGTGGAAGCGCGTGGGCCGCGAGCCATCGGGGCGTGCGTTCAATTCCATTGTGCAGCTTGAGGCGGAACAGGGCCGCCCGCGCAACCCCTTCATCAACGCCGGTGCCATTGTCACCACGGACGAGGTGCTCACGGGCCGCGAACCGCGCGAGACCTTGGCCGAAATCCTGCAATTCGTCCGCGCTGCCGCCAGTGACGACGACATCCACATCAACGAAACCGTCGCGGCCTCTGAAACCGCCCATGGCCACCGCAACTTTGCGCTGGCGCATTTTCTGGCCTCCTGCGGAAACCTGAACAATGCGCCGGAGAAGACGCTCGGCACCTATTTCCACCACTGCGCCATCGACATGTCCGCGCGGCAACTGGCCATGGCCGGACGGTTCCTGATTGAAACCGACAAGCTGCCCCGTATGATCCTGCCCCCCCGCATCCGGCGCCTTAACGCGCTGATGCTCACCTGCGGGCATTATGACGGGTCGGGCGATTTTGCCTACCGCGTAGGGCTTCCGGCGAAATCTGGTGTGGGCGGCGGTATCCTTGCCATTGTCCCCGGCCGCGCCAGCATCGCCGTCTGGTCGCCGGGTCTGAACCGCTATGGCAACTCGAAGAAAGGCACGCAAGCCATGGCCCGCCTGGCCCGCGAAATGGGCTGGTCGATCTTCTAA
- the mraY gene encoding phospho-N-acetylmuramoyl-pentapeptide-transferase: MLYWLTLLSDGGDFFNLFRYITFRAGGAFLTALVFGFLFGKPLIAVLRKRQGKGQPIRDDGPEGHFVKAGTPTMGGLLIVGALLTSTLLWARLDNPFVWMVLLVTMAFAAIGFADDYAKVSKQTTAGVSSRMRLLLGFIIAGSAAYWAAQFHPAELQNQLALPVFKNTLINLGYLFVPFSIIVIVGAANAVNLTDGLDGLAIMPVMIAAGALGVIAYAVGRVDFTEYLDVHYVPGTGEILVFTAGIFGGGLGFLWYNAPPAAVFMGDTGSLALGGALGAIAVATKHELVLAIVGGLFVVEALSVIIQVLYFKRTGKRVFLMAPIHHHYEKKGWAEPQIVIRFWIISLILAMIGLATLKVR; encoded by the coding sequence ATGCTCTATTGGTTGACCCTCCTGTCAGATGGCGGCGATTTCTTTAACCTTTTCCGCTACATCACCTTCCGCGCCGGTGGGGCCTTCCTGACAGCGCTGGTGTTTGGCTTTCTGTTCGGCAAGCCGCTGATCGCCGTGCTGCGCAAGCGGCAGGGCAAGGGCCAACCGATCCGGGATGACGGTCCCGAGGGGCATTTCGTTAAGGCGGGGACGCCGACTATGGGCGGGCTGCTGATTGTGGGGGCCTTGCTGACCTCTACCCTGCTGTGGGCGCGGTTGGACAACCCGTTTGTGTGGATGGTGCTGCTGGTGACAATGGCATTTGCCGCCATCGGGTTTGCCGATGACTACGCCAAGGTCAGCAAGCAGACGACCGCTGGTGTTTCCAGCAGAATGCGTCTGTTGCTGGGCTTTATCATCGCGGGCAGCGCGGCCTATTGGGCGGCGCAATTCCACCCCGCAGAGCTGCAGAACCAACTGGCGCTGCCCGTGTTCAAGAACACGCTGATCAACCTTGGATATCTGTTTGTGCCCTTCTCGATCATCGTGATCGTGGGCGCGGCGAACGCGGTGAACCTGACGGACGGGCTGGACGGGCTGGCGATCATGCCGGTGATGATCGCCGCAGGGGCGCTTGGCGTGATCGCCTATGCCGTCGGCCGCGTCGATTTCACCGAATATCTGGACGTGCACTATGTGCCGGGCACGGGCGAGATTCTGGTCTTTACCGCCGGTATCTTTGGCGGTGGTCTGGGCTTTTTGTGGTATAACGCGCCCCCCGCCGCGGTCTTTATGGGCGACACCGGATCGCTGGCCCTTGGCGGGGCCTTGGGGGCCATCGCGGTTGCCACCAAGCACGAGCTGGTGCTGGCCATCGTCGGCGGCCTGTTTGTGGTCGAGGCACTGTCGGTGATCATTCAGGTGCTCTATTTCAAACGCACGGGCAAACGGGTCTTCCTGATGGCGCCGATCCACCACCATTATGAAAAGAAAGGCTGGGCCGAGCCACAGATCGTCATCCGCTTCTGGATCATCTCTTTGATCCTGGCGATGATCGGGCTAGCAACGCTGAAGGTCCGCTGA
- a CDS encoding UDP-N-acetylmuramoyl-tripeptide--D-alanyl-D-alanine ligase, producing MSLWTVKEAEIATGGRAIGDWTCDGVSIDTRTLAPGDLFVALKDVRDGHDFVAMALEKGAGAALVTHVPDGVAEDAPLLIVEDVLKALEALGAAARARTQAKVVAVTGSVGKTSTKEMLLAIFADQGRAHASVDSYNNHWGVPLTLARMPADTEYAVIEIGMNHPGEISPLAQMAKPDVAMVTTVAAVHLEAFANVAEIAVEKAAVFDGLQPGGVAVINADIEHAAILMAKAVDRRLREVEFGEHGYQYKLLDVQVQGDTTVVRADADGTPLLFKIGTPGRHFAMNALGALASAQAMGADLALAAASLGRWTPYKGRGVREVIQLDIVDTHLTLNLIDDSYNANPTSMAAALEVLAAAEVTHDIGRVSKGRRIAYLGDMKELGPDEIALHAGLAHLDATKKLDVIHCVGPLMKPLYDLLPAHQRGEWAETAADLLPALSSHLDSGDVVLAKGSLSMKLGLIVDAIRKMGHPVPNERQG from the coding sequence ATGAGCTTGTGGACCGTAAAAGAGGCCGAAATCGCCACCGGCGGCCGCGCCATCGGGGACTGGACCTGTGACGGCGTGTCGATTGACACCCGTACCCTCGCACCGGGGGATCTGTTTGTCGCGCTGAAAGACGTGCGCGACGGGCATGATTTTGTCGCCATGGCGCTGGAAAAAGGGGCCGGGGCCGCGCTGGTCACCCATGTGCCGGACGGCGTGGCCGAGGATGCACCGCTGCTGATCGTCGAGGATGTGCTCAAGGCCCTGGAGGCGCTTGGTGCCGCCGCGCGGGCCCGAACGCAGGCCAAGGTCGTCGCGGTGACGGGCAGCGTCGGCAAGACCTCGACCAAGGAAATGCTGCTTGCGATCTTTGCCGACCAGGGGCGGGCGCACGCCTCTGTCGACAGCTACAACAACCACTGGGGTGTGCCGCTAACGCTGGCGCGGATGCCTGCGGACACGGAATATGCCGTGATCGAGATCGGCATGAACCACCCCGGAGAGATCTCTCCGCTGGCGCAGATGGCCAAGCCGGATGTCGCGATGGTCACCACCGTCGCCGCCGTGCATCTGGAAGCCTTTGCCAATGTAGCCGAGATCGCCGTGGAAAAAGCCGCGGTGTTTGACGGGCTGCAACCGGGGGGCGTGGCGGTGATCAACGCTGACATCGAACACGCCGCGATCCTGATGGCCAAGGCCGTCGATCGCCGTCTGCGCGAGGTCGAATTCGGCGAACATGGCTATCAGTACAAACTGCTGGACGTGCAGGTACAGGGCGACACCACCGTCGTGCGTGCCGACGCGGACGGCACACCGCTGCTGTTCAAGATCGGGACGCCGGGGCGGCATTTCGCGATGAACGCCTTGGGGGCCTTGGCATCGGCACAGGCCATGGGCGCGGATCTGGCGCTGGCTGCGGCCTCTCTGGGACGCTGGACACCGTATAAAGGCCGCGGCGTGCGCGAAGTGATCCAACTGGATATTGTGGACACCCATCTGACGCTGAACCTGATCGATGACAGCTATAACGCGAACCCCACGTCGATGGCCGCCGCCCTAGAGGTGCTGGCCGCCGCCGAGGTAACCCATGACATCGGCCGCGTCAGCAAGGGGCGGCGCATCGCCTATCTGGGGGATATGAAGGAACTGGGACCGGACGAGATCGCCCTGCACGCAGGGCTCGCGCATCTTGACGCCACTAAAAAGCTGGATGTGATCCACTGCGTGGGCCCGCTGATGAAGCCGCTTTATGACCTGCTGCCGGCGCATCAACGCGGGGAATGGGCCGAAACCGCCGCCGACCTGCTGCCCGCGCTTTCGTCGCATCTGGATAGTGGCGATGTTGTGCTCGCCAAGGGGTCCTTGTCCATGAAACTAGGGCTGATCGTTGACGCGATCCGCAAAATGGGCCATCCGGTCCCGAATGAACGACAGGGCTAA
- a CDS encoding UDP-N-acetylmuramoyl-L-alanyl-D-glutamate--2,6-diaminopimelate ligase, translating to MGTQAVPLSSLGLTAKGGGNPPIAGISVDSRQVQPGTLFAAMPGSKVHGAEFIQYALRMGAVAVLTDAEGATLAADALAHADVALVVTDAPREALSRAAALWYGAQPQTMIAVTGTNGKTSVSTFVRQIWIEMGLAAVNLGTTGVEGAWTAPLAHTTPEPITLHRTLADASANGITHAAMEASSHGLDQRRLDGVTLKAAGFTNFTQDHLDYHETFDAYFDAKAGLFSRVLPEDGTAVINIDDPKGVDMVAIARARGCEVITVGRDGGDLHLTGQRFDATGQDLRFSYRGKTYQKRLNLIGGFQADNVLLAAGLVIACGADPAHVFDTLPHLTTVRGRMQLAATRDNGGAVFVDYAHTPDAIATALQAMRPHVMGRLVAIVGAGGDRDRAKRPLMGQAAAAHADLVFVTDDNPRSEDPATIRAAVMDGAPDATEVGDRAEAILRGIDAIGAGDALLIAGKGHETGQTIGDDVLPFDDVEQASVAVAALDGRLA from the coding sequence ATGGGCACACAGGCCGTCCCGTTATCCTCCCTTGGTCTGACCGCGAAAGGGGGGGGCAACCCGCCCATTGCAGGTATCAGCGTCGACAGCCGTCAGGTCCAGCCCGGCACCCTCTTCGCCGCCATGCCCGGCAGCAAGGTCCACGGGGCCGAGTTTATCCAATATGCGCTGCGCATGGGCGCGGTGGCCGTGCTGACCGACGCCGAGGGGGCCACGCTGGCCGCTGACGCACTGGCACACGCCGACGTGGCCCTTGTCGTCACCGATGCCCCCCGCGAGGCGCTGTCGCGCGCGGCAGCCCTGTGGTACGGCGCGCAGCCGCAGACGATGATTGCCGTCACCGGCACCAATGGCAAAACCTCTGTCAGCACATTCGTGCGGCAAATCTGGATCGAGATGGGGCTGGCGGCTGTCAACCTTGGCACCACTGGCGTGGAAGGCGCATGGACCGCACCGCTGGCGCATACCACGCCCGAGCCCATCACCCTGCACCGCACCTTGGCCGACGCCTCTGCCAACGGTATCACCCATGCCGCGATGGAGGCGTCGAGCCACGGGCTGGACCAGCGCCGGCTGGATGGCGTGACGCTTAAGGCGGCGGGGTTCACGAACTTTACCCAAGACCATCTCGACTACCACGAGACCTTCGACGCCTATTTTGACGCCAAGGCGGGACTGTTCTCGCGGGTGCTGCCCGAGGACGGCACGGCGGTGATCAATATCGATGATCCCAAGGGGGTCGATATGGTCGCTATCGCACGCGCCCGTGGCTGCGAGGTGATCACCGTGGGGCGCGACGGTGGCGATCTGCATCTGACCGGTCAGCGCTTCGATGCGACGGGGCAGGACCTGCGGTTCAGCTATCGCGGCAAGACCTACCAGAAACGTCTGAACCTCATTGGCGGGTTTCAGGCGGATAACGTGTTGCTTGCAGCGGGGCTGGTGATTGCCTGCGGGGCGGACCCCGCCCATGTGTTCGACACGCTGCCGCATCTGACCACCGTGCGCGGCCGCATGCAGCTTGCCGCCACGCGGGACAATGGCGGGGCGGTGTTTGTGGATTACGCCCATACCCCCGACGCCATCGCCACCGCCCTGCAAGCGATGCGCCCCCATGTCATGGGCCGTCTGGTCGCTATCGTGGGCGCAGGCGGCGACCGTGACCGTGCCAAACGCCCGCTGATGGGGCAGGCGGCGGCGGCCCATGCGGATCTGGTGTTCGTGACCGATGACAACCCGCGCTCCGAAGATCCGGCGACCATCCGTGCCGCCGTCATGGACGGCGCGCCAGACGCGACCGAGGTGGGCGACCGTGCCGAGGCGATCCTGCGGGGCATCGACGCCATCGGCGCGGGCGATGCGCTGCTGATCGCGGGCAAAGGCCATGAAACCGGTCAGACCATCGGTGACGATGTGCTACCCTTTGATGATGTGGAACAGGCCAGCGTTGCCGTCGCGGCGCTGGATGGGAGATTGGCATGA
- a CDS encoding peptidoglycan D,D-transpeptidase FtsI family protein gives MIRTPLRPLARILEARQKGENPDAIERENKRIRHEQMRDASRQRAEGRLLVLGVFFFCAFTVVGARMGVMATTDPTEPRAAAPGSVISATRADIVDRNGNLLATNFETHALYAQPHHMIDPQGAVKKLMAVFPDLNEERLLRDFTGKRKFLWIKKKISPEQMQAVHDIGEPGLLFAPRDMRLYPNGSLAAHIMGGASYGREGVHAAEVIGVAGAEKYFDDYLRDPANGNKPLELSIDMTVQAASERILYGGMKLMNAKGATSVLMDVHTGEVISAVSLPSFDPNDRPHAAVTGDASDSPLFNRSVQGVYELGSVFKIFTAAQAIDLGIATADTVIDTSGPMKVGGFRIGEFHGKNYGKQTVTGIIVHSSNRGTGRLALEIGAERQQEFLKNLGFFEPTPFEIVEASGGKPLLPQRWQELSTVTVSYGHGLSSSPMHLAAGYSAIANGGHKVTPTLRKQSGPVVGPRVMSERAAADARAMLRAVVTEGTASFAEVPGYQIGGKTGTADKPGPRGGYLEDTVIATFASMFPAHDPKYVLIVTLDEPVETSGDKPRRTAGWTAVPVAAEMVRRVAPLLGLRPTVEPDSLADITLSSSN, from the coding sequence ATGATCCGCACCCCACTGCGCCCGCTGGCCCGTATTCTTGAAGCCCGTCAAAAGGGCGAAAACCCCGATGCGATCGAGCGCGAAAACAAGCGTATCCGCCACGAGCAGATGCGTGACGCCTCGCGGCAGCGTGCCGAGGGGCGTTTGCTGGTGCTGGGGGTCTTCTTCTTCTGCGCCTTCACCGTCGTCGGCGCGCGTATGGGGGTCATGGCGACCACCGACCCGACAGAGCCGCGCGCGGCGGCCCCGGGTTCCGTGATCTCGGCCACCCGCGCCGATATTGTGGATCGCAACGGCAATCTGCTCGCGACCAACTTTGAAACACATGCGCTTTATGCGCAGCCGCACCACATGATCGACCCGCAGGGGGCCGTGAAAAAGTTGATGGCCGTGTTCCCTGACCTGAACGAGGAACGCCTGCTGCGCGACTTTACCGGAAAGCGCAAGTTCTTGTGGATCAAGAAGAAAATCAGCCCCGAGCAGATGCAGGCCGTGCATGACATCGGCGAGCCGGGCTTGCTGTTTGCACCGCGTGATATGCGCCTTTACCCCAACGGGTCGCTTGCCGCGCATATCATGGGCGGAGCCAGCTATGGCCGCGAGGGTGTCCATGCCGCCGAGGTGATTGGCGTCGCGGGGGCAGAGAAATACTTTGACGATTATCTACGCGATCCGGCCAATGGCAACAAGCCGCTGGAACTGTCGATCGACATGACCGTACAGGCCGCGTCCGAGCGTATTCTTTATGGCGGCATGAAGCTGATGAACGCCAAGGGGGCGACCTCGGTCCTGATGGATGTGCACACGGGCGAGGTGATCAGCGCCGTATCATTGCCCTCTTTCGACCCCAACGACCGGCCCCATGCCGCCGTCACTGGCGATGCGTCCGACAGCCCGCTGTTCAACCGGTCGGTGCAAGGCGTCTACGAGCTTGGCTCTGTCTTCAAGATTTTCACCGCGGCACAGGCGATCGACCTTGGCATTGCCACTGCGGATACGGTGATCGACACCTCTGGCCCGATGAAGGTCGGCGGCTTCCGCATCGGCGAATTCCACGGCAAGAACTACGGCAAGCAGACGGTGACGGGGATCATCGTGCACAGCTCCAACCGCGGGACAGGGCGGCTTGCGCTTGAGATCGGCGCGGAGCGTCAGCAGGAATTCCTGAAAAACCTCGGGTTCTTTGAGCCAACCCCCTTCGAGATCGTCGAAGCCTCTGGCGGCAAGCCCTTACTGCCGCAGCGCTGGCAAGAGCTGAGCACCGTAACCGTCTCCTATGGCCACGGCCTGTCCTCCAGCCCGATGCATCTGGCGGCGGGCTATTCTGCCATCGCCAATGGCGGGCACAAGGTCACCCCGACGTTGCGAAAGCAATCCGGCCCCGTGGTCGGCCCGCGTGTGATGTCCGAACGCGCGGCGGCGGATGCCCGCGCAATGCTGCGTGCCGTGGTGACCGAAGGCACGGCCAGCTTTGCCGAAGTGCCCGGCTACCAGATCGGCGGCAAGACCGGGACGGCGGATAAACCCGGCCCCCGGGGTGGCTATCTTGAGGATACGGTCATCGCGACCTTTGCCAGCATGTTCCCGGCGCATGATCCCAAATACGTGCTGATCGTCACACTGGACGAACCGGTCGAGACCTCGGGCGACAAACCGCGCCGCACGGCCGGTTGGACAGCCGTGCCCGTGGCCGCGGAAATGGTCCGTCGCGTCGCGCCCCTGCTGGGTCTGCGACCGACTGTTGAACCGGACAGCCTCGCTGATATAACGCTCTCCAGCAGCAACTAA
- the ftsL gene encoding cell division protein FtsL, producing MRTVLYILTTFSVIGLAFWAYRENYATQQALSDADDLRYEIREAYSRLAVLKAEWAYQNRPDRLRDLAELNFDRLNLLPLHPDQFGSIDQVSYPPLPELPLFEITDGVDVSSMEAPE from the coding sequence ATGAGAACCGTGCTTTACATCCTAACCACCTTTTCGGTGATCGGGCTGGCCTTCTGGGCCTACCGCGAGAATTACGCGACCCAGCAAGCCCTGAGTGATGCCGATGATCTGCGCTATGAAATCCGCGAAGCCTACAGCCGTCTGGCCGTGCTCAAGGCAGAATGGGCCTATCAGAACCGCCCCGACCGTCTGCGCGATCTGGCAGAGCTGAACTTTGACCGGCTGAACCTTTTGCCGCTGCATCCTGACCAGTTCGGATCTATCGATCAGGTGAGCTACCCGCCGCTGCCAGAACTGCCGCTGTTCGAGATCACCGACGGCGTTGACGTATCCTCGATGGAGGCCCCCGAATGA
- the rsmH gene encoding 16S rRNA (cytosine(1402)-N(4))-methyltransferase RsmH, with translation MSGPNDTPSAPHTPVLLRPLLAAVAPVSGRWLDGTFGAGGYTRGLLDAGAAQVVAVDRDPLAFEMAQAWAGDYGDRIIMQRGVFSKMDEYAQDLDGIVLDLGVSSMQLDLAERGFSFMRDGPLDMRMSQDGPSAADIVNEAEEEVIANILFQYGEERASRRIAKAIVRAREEAPITTTLALAGLVESCLPRSKPGQSHPATRSFQALRIAVNNEYGELFNGLMAAERALKPGGQLAVVTFHSVEDRMVKRFLTARAGAGGNANRFAPEIEAPAPQFKILKRKAIGPDAQELEENPRSRSAKLRVAIRTDAPAGSIDAKALGMPMVRGLTV, from the coding sequence ATGAGCGGACCCAACGATACCCCTTCCGCCCCCCATACTCCGGTTCTGCTGCGCCCCTTGCTGGCGGCGGTGGCCCCTGTGTCGGGGCGTTGGCTGGATGGCACCTTCGGCGCGGGCGGCTATACCCGTGGCCTGCTGGACGCAGGTGCTGCGCAGGTGGTGGCCGTGGACCGTGACCCGCTCGCGTTTGAAATGGCGCAGGCTTGGGCCGGTGACTATGGCGACCGGATCATCATGCAGCGCGGCGTGTTTTCCAAAATGGACGAATATGCGCAGGATCTGGACGGGATCGTGTTAGATCTGGGCGTATCCTCCATGCAGCTTGATCTGGCAGAACGCGGGTTCTCTTTCATGCGTGACGGGCCGCTTGATATGCGGATGAGCCAGGACGGCCCCTCTGCGGCGGATATCGTCAACGAGGCCGAGGAAGAGGTGATCGCCAATATCCTGTTCCAATACGGTGAAGAACGTGCCAGCCGTCGCATCGCCAAAGCGATCGTACGTGCCCGCGAAGAGGCCCCGATCACCACAACGCTGGCGCTTGCAGGGTTGGTCGAAAGCTGTTTGCCGCGCTCGAAACCCGGCCAGTCGCATCCCGCGACCCGCAGCTTTCAGGCGCTGCGCATTGCGGTGAACAATGAATATGGCGAGCTGTTCAACGGGTTGATGGCGGCGGAGCGCGCGTTGAAACCCGGTGGCCAGCTGGCTGTCGTGACCTTCCACTCGGTCGAAGACCGTATGGTCAAACGCTTCCTAACGGCGCGTGCGGGGGCAGGGGGCAACGCCAACCGCTTTGCGCCCGAAATTGAAGCACCCGCGCCGCAGTTCAAGATCCTCAAGCGCAAGGCCATCGGGCCGGATGCGCAAGAGCTGGAAGAGAACCCGCGCAGCCGCTCGGCCAAGCTGCGCGTCGCAATTCGCACTGATGCGCCTGCGGGCAGCATCGATGCCAAGGCACTCGGCATGCCTATGGTCAGGGGATTAACCGTATGA
- the mraZ gene encoding division/cell wall cluster transcriptional repressor MraZ — MSRRFRGESQHKVDTKGRVSIPASFRRVLEAGDPNWQNGGTPELVIVYGDSRRSYLECYTMQAIEEVDDKIDALPRGSMERKMLQRLFHGQSFPTSVDETGRLVLPAKLRNKIDLENEAFFIAAGDTFQIWKPETYETEEKAREEEWLDELPEDFDPMAFLDGKPEA; from the coding sequence GTGAGCCGCAGGTTCAGAGGCGAAAGCCAACACAAGGTCGATACGAAGGGGCGGGTGTCTATCCCAGCCTCTTTTCGTCGTGTGTTGGAAGCCGGTGACCCGAATTGGCAAAACGGTGGCACGCCCGAGCTGGTGATTGTCTATGGCGACAGCCGCCGCAGCTATCTTGAATGCTATACCATGCAGGCCATCGAAGAGGTGGACGACAAGATCGACGCGCTGCCGCGCGGGTCGATGGAACGCAAGATGCTGCAGCGCCTGTTCCACGGTCAGTCCTTTCCCACATCGGTCGATGAAACGGGTCGCTTGGTTCTGCCCGCCAAGCTGCGCAACAAGATCGACCTGGAGAACGAAGCATTCTTTATCGCCGCCGGTGATACCTTCCAGATCTGGAAGCCCGAAACCTACGAGACCGAGGAAAAGGCCCGCGAAGAGGAATGGCTGGACGAGCTGCCAGAAGACTTTGATCCGATGGCCTTCCTGGACGGCAAGCCGGAGGCTTGA